From a region of the Nothobranchius furzeri strain GRZ-AD chromosome 12, NfurGRZ-RIMD1, whole genome shotgun sequence genome:
- the thumpd2 gene encoding THUMP domain-containing protein 2, whose protein sequence is MNDTRSDTNSVRYYCTAGNGMESFLVDEVKRKLAAKDVLQFPGKVLFSSSAMVDRVRSLKAAERLFLLLKQDSPLGLPAHTSPARASYVLQSRLFSDRNQWTGAVRTWSRLQGELAANRNADKTTAVRARKETEGGNGDEEEGKFLVESRKRTRELRVEEWESKKLRSDKQINDKEEEADVLDLSDVKDVEENEAPDTERSREIDTNQISGTYHTAARPEHNVGSCSRTMDQQEMENVSFRINCKCSGSLSRCLSAQEISKLLGAGLSRLLGWKADLKRPQLEINAHLSNDYILLGIPLTRSPLASRSYIKTTGLRSTIAWAMASLAQIQPGFCVVDPMCGVGTILIEAAQEHKAACFLGVDIDDGQLQKANENKTFAELGSRVHLLKASSMGLPLPSCSIDAVICDLPLGRKFDTKINMAVKLPLILSEMERILCVGGTLVVLLSPQLSSLMKKLLAQKHTGPTSDQKATPPAGMQESEFHLSSLRHQMSLRVSLGAIDGLIHKYVKT, encoded by the exons ATGAATGACACAAGAAGCGATACCAATTCGGTTCGCTACTACTGCACCGCCGGTAATGGGATGGAGTCGTTTCTAGTGGATGAAGTGAAAAGAAAGTTGGCAGCGAAAGAC GTACTTCAGTTTCCAGGCAAAGTGTTGTTCAGTTCCTCTGCTATGGTTGACAGAGTCAGAAGCCTGAAAGCTGCAGAAAGGCTGTTTCTTCTGCTGAAGCAAGACTCGCCGTTGGGGCTACCTGCTCACACTAGTCCAG CAAGGGCTTCATATGTGCTGCAGTCCAGACTGTTTAGTGACAGAAATCAGTGGACCGGAGCTGTAAGGACATGGAGCCGTCTGCAGGGGGAGCTGGCAGCCAACAGAAATGCAGACAAAACCACTGCAGTCAGGGCAAGAAAGGAGACAGAAGGGGGGAACGGGGATGAAGAGGAGGGAAAGTTCCTTGTAGAGTCTAGAAAGCGTACACGAGAGCTTAGAGTGGAGGAGTGGGAAAGTAAGAAGCTGAGAAGTGACAAACAAATTAACGACAAAGAAGAAGAGGCTGATGTTTTGGACCTCAGTGATGTGAAGGATGTAGAGGAAAATGAGGCTCCTGATACAGAGAGAAGTAGAGAAATAGATACAAATCAAATCAGTGGAACCTATCATACAGCAGCAAGGCCAGAGCACAATGTGGGAAGCTGCAGCAGGACTATGGATCAACAGGAAATGGAAAACG TGTCTTTTAGGATTAACTGCAAATGCAGTGGATCACTGTCCAGATGCCTCAGTGCTCAG GAGATAAGCAAATTGCTTGGAGCAGGTCTCAGCAGACTTCTGGGCTGGAAGGCTGACCTGAAGAGGCCACAGTTAGAG ATAAATGCCCATTTGAGCAACGACTACATTCTGCTGGGGATTCCATTGACCAG GTCTCCTCTGGCCAGCCGCAGCTACATTAAAACCACAGGTCTGAGGTCTACAATAGCCTGGGCCATGGCCTCGCTAGCTCAGATACAG CCAGGCTTCTGTGTGGTTGACCCGATGTGTGGAGTTGGAACCATCCTAATAGAGGCAGCACAAGAACACAAG GCTGCCTGTTTTCTGGGTGTGGACATTGATGATGGACAACTGCAGAAGGCCAACGAGAACAAGACATttgcagagctggggagcagagtgcATCTGCTAAAAGCCTCCTCTATGG GGTTGCCTCTGCCCAGCTGCAGCATTGATGCTGTAATCTGTGACCTtcctttaggcagaaaatttgacACCAAAATAAACATGGCCGTCAAGCTTCCACTCATCCTCAGTGAGATGGAGAG AATCCTCTGCGTTGGTGGCACACTGGTTGTTCTCCTGAGTCCTCAGCTGTCTTCTCTTATGAAAAAACTCCTGGCACAAAAACACACCGGCCCAACATCCGACCAAAAAGCAACGCCTCCAGCTGGGATGCAGGAAAGTGAGTTTCATTTGTCATCTTTGAGGCACCAAATGAGTCTCAGAGTCAGCTTGGGAGCAATAGATGGACTTATCCATAAATATGTCAAAACATAA